A stretch of the Acidobacteriota bacterium genome encodes the following:
- a CDS encoding HAD hydrolase family protein, with product MPLPLTEIEARARHIRLLLLDCDGVLTDGSVIYSVTDGHAAETTKVFHIHDGQGLRLARQAGLKLGLISGRASRALETRARELAFDYLYQNVADKFSVYEQLRQAEQLTDEQIAYIGDDLPDLAPLLRAGLGIAVADAVPDVLQRAHYVTAKPGGRGAVREAVELILKAQNRWDAAVHGFLPT from the coding sequence ATGCCGCTTCCTCTGACTGAAATCGAAGCACGGGCACGCCACATTCGTTTGCTGCTGCTGGATTGTGATGGCGTGCTGACGGATGGCAGCGTCATTTATTCAGTAACCGACGGCCACGCGGCGGAAACGACCAAGGTCTTCCACATTCACGATGGCCAAGGTTTGCGGCTGGCCCGGCAAGCCGGCTTGAAACTCGGCCTCATCAGCGGGCGCGCGTCGCGGGCGCTTGAGACACGCGCGCGCGAATTGGCTTTCGACTATCTCTATCAAAACGTCGCCGACAAATTCAGCGTTTACGAACAACTACGCCAGGCCGAACAACTCACCGATGAACAGATCGCTTATATCGGAGACGACTTGCCCGATCTCGCGCCGCTGTTGCGCGCCGGGTTGGGCATTGCCGTAGCCGATGCCGTGCCCGATGTCTTGCAACGCGCGCACTATGTCACCGCCAAGCCCGGCGGACGCGGCGCCGTGCGCGAAGCCGTCGAATTGATTCTCAAGGCACAGAATCGCTGGGATGCCGCTGTACACGGCTTCCTGCCAACCTAG
- the kdsA gene encoding 3-deoxy-8-phosphooctulonate synthase codes for MDNVYQRLKQTPEQLFLLAGPCVIESESHALKMAAAINDIAQRLNIPYVFKASYDKANRTSGAAFRGLGLDEGLRILQKIKREIGVPVLTDVHESAQVPAVAEVADILQIPAFLCRQTDLLSAAANSGRIVNVKKGQFLSPWEMKNIVEKLEAHNCREIMLTERGSSFGYNNLVVDMRGLPVMRGFGYPVVYDATHSLQLPGGAGAATGGLREYIPHLARAAVACGVDGLFMEVHDQPERALSDAATQFPLDKLQPLLEKLLKLHALARS; via the coding sequence ATGGATAACGTTTATCAACGGCTCAAACAAACGCCTGAACAACTCTTTCTGCTCGCCGGCCCTTGCGTCATCGAATCTGAATCACACGCGCTGAAAATGGCCGCAGCCATCAATGACATCGCGCAACGGCTGAACATCCCCTACGTCTTCAAAGCCTCTTATGACAAAGCCAACCGCACATCCGGCGCGGCCTTTCGCGGCCTGGGGCTGGACGAAGGCTTGCGCATCCTGCAAAAGATCAAGCGCGAGATCGGCGTCCCCGTGCTGACCGATGTGCACGAATCCGCCCAAGTGCCCGCCGTTGCTGAGGTCGCAGACATCCTGCAAATCCCCGCCTTCCTGTGCCGCCAAACTGATCTGCTGAGCGCCGCCGCCAACAGCGGACGCATCGTCAACGTCAAGAAGGGGCAGTTCCTCTCACCTTGGGAAATGAAAAACATCGTCGAGAAGCTGGAAGCTCACAACTGCCGCGAGATCATGCTGACCGAACGCGGATCAAGTTTCGGCTACAACAACCTGGTCGTGGATATGCGCGGCTTGCCGGTAATGCGCGGCTTTGGCTATCCGGTGGTTTACGATGCGACGCATAGTTTGCAATTGCCCGGCGGCGCGGGCGCGGCGACAGGTGGGTTGCGCGAATACATTCCCCACTTGGCGCGCGCGGCGGTGGCGTGTGGGGTTGACGGCTTGTTTATGGAAGTTCACGATCAGCCCGAACGGGCGTTGAGCGATGCGGCGACGCAATTCCCGCTCGACAAACTGCAGCCGTTGCTGGAAAAATTGCTCAAGCTTCACGCGCTGGCTCGTTCATAG
- a CDS encoding tetratricopeptide repeat protein: MKRLSFALIMLAFCCTVTVAQEFEIKKYDVNAKVNVETRSLEMTAKLRLVNLSPPDLADKILLSTDNKPRMSFYLNEKAKLGTLTVNGAAVTPKTTEDTRNRLLRVSTEMTATLAAAREFDVEFVYTLPSPERNSSLHVSANESFALPPGFWVPVVHTPYAEHSADTGPLTLTVTVPGNLKVVSNGIRKSDTVFEQPLAAQPFFVAGDYEMTARGGDSLPVEVYAPRGLNAAGKAQAQRLAAEAEKMLAFYARFFGVPANGPFRIISTEARQLGSTSTEELSQARDSAFSTVGAVLLDDSVFRRDALDLGTIEFLAQAAARSWIDGQVLLRGRGAGLLRDALPIYLTAQYLGERFGAAQRESAYDRYRRAYITVARSDAPLLTQSVLDRSYTTVVYNKGALVWRTLELLLGRSSFENLLRAALNRQRVDILSLAGFFDTQTTRRPPHPLCNLSRCADVRMLLLNAGANKQVVSDFFTNWIENAVLPDFVVGQPQPTAAGVESTIANFGNGDFTIEIVATTDKNETLRQQVALKAGEYSTVTFPTGTVIKTIEADPNKLYVQKDYTNDVFPRRANAAEAFGLANTAFGKNDFATAEAKAREALVNEPNQPTLQAFLGRVLLAQNKGAEAKQVFEAILKSDTLPIQAYTYAHFGLGDLALQQSNFTEAAAQYRAAAAAELDPGTTLSAREGALKAERGGNAVKLPEEVRAFLKNLDSVVVSGTSDQVGALLDLGNLKGFSQRLVLRKPTVWTTEALRSEEWDANRLAVDVLLKIRIEGKDYAGRAVYVLNRASGKLLLSEVPIFDVKVTGGTQ; this comes from the coding sequence ATGAAAAGACTCTCTTTCGCACTGATAATGCTCGCGTTTTGCTGCACCGTGACGGTCGCGCAGGAATTCGAGATCAAAAAGTACGACGTCAACGCCAAGGTCAACGTCGAAACGCGCAGCTTGGAAATGACCGCCAAGTTGCGGCTGGTCAATCTCTCGCCACCCGATTTGGCTGACAAGATTCTGCTCTCGACCGACAACAAGCCGCGCATGTCGTTTTACCTAAACGAAAAAGCCAAGCTCGGCACGCTGACGGTCAATGGCGCTGCTGTCACGCCCAAGACGACCGAAGACACGCGCAACCGTTTGCTGCGTGTTTCGACCGAGATGACCGCGACGCTGGCTGCGGCGCGCGAATTCGATGTTGAATTCGTTTACACCTTGCCCTCGCCGGAACGCAATTCTTCGCTGCACGTTTCGGCCAACGAATCGTTTGCGCTGCCGCCCGGTTTCTGGGTACCGGTTGTGCATACGCCTTATGCTGAACACAGCGCCGACACGGGGCCACTGACGTTGACCGTCACGGTGCCCGGCAATCTCAAAGTCGTCTCGAATGGTATTCGCAAAAGCGACACAGTGTTTGAACAGCCGCTGGCGGCGCAGCCCTTTTTTGTCGCGGGCGATTACGAAATGACGGCGCGCGGCGGCGACAGCTTACCCGTTGAAGTTTATGCGCCGCGCGGTTTGAACGCCGCCGGCAAAGCCCAAGCGCAACGGCTGGCCGCCGAGGCCGAAAAGATGCTGGCGTTTTACGCCAGGTTCTTTGGCGTCCCGGCCAACGGCCCCTTCCGCATCATTTCGACCGAAGCGCGCCAACTCGGCTCGACTTCGACCGAAGAGCTTTCGCAAGCCCGCGACAGCGCTTTCTCAACCGTGGGCGCGGTGCTGCTGGATGACAGCGTCTTTCGCCGCGATGCGCTCGACCTGGGCACGATTGAGTTTCTCGCGCAAGCCGCCGCGCGTTCGTGGATTGACGGCCAGGTGCTCTTGCGGGGACGCGGCGCAGGGCTGCTGCGCGATGCCTTGCCGATTTATCTGACGGCGCAATATCTGGGCGAACGCTTTGGCGCGGCCCAACGCGAAAGCGCCTATGATCGTTATCGCCGCGCCTATATCACCGTCGCCCGTTCGGACGCGCCTTTGCTGACACAGAGCGTGTTGGATCGCAGCTACACCACCGTCGTTTATAACAAAGGCGCGCTGGTCTGGCGCACGCTGGAACTGTTGCTGGGCCGTTCGTCGTTCGAGAACCTGCTGCGCGCCGCGCTCAATCGCCAGCGCGTAGACATTCTCTCGCTGGCGGGTTTCTTCGATACGCAAACCACGCGGCGGCCACCGCATCCGCTCTGCAATCTGTCGCGCTGTGCCGATGTGCGCATGCTGCTGCTCAACGCGGGCGCCAACAAACAGGTGGTCAGCGATTTCTTCACGAACTGGATTGAGAATGCCGTGCTGCCTGATTTCGTCGTCGGCCAGCCGCAACCGACCGCTGCGGGCGTCGAATCCACCATCGCCAATTTTGGCAACGGTGATTTCACCATCGAAATCGTCGCGACCACCGACAAAAATGAAACGTTGCGCCAGCAGGTGGCGCTCAAAGCAGGCGAATACAGTACCGTCACCTTCCCCACCGGCACGGTGATCAAAACTATCGAAGCCGACCCGAACAAACTTTACGTGCAAAAGGATTACACCAACGACGTGTTTCCGCGCCGTGCCAATGCGGCGGAGGCTTTCGGCTTAGCCAACACGGCATTCGGCAAAAACGATTTCGCCACGGCTGAAGCCAAAGCGCGCGAGGCGCTCGTCAACGAGCCGAATCAACCGACGCTGCAAGCCTTCCTGGGCCGCGTGCTGCTGGCCCAAAACAAAGGGGCCGAAGCGAAGCAGGTGTTTGAAGCCATCCTCAAAAGCGACACCTTGCCGATTCAGGCTTACACCTACGCGCACTTTGGGCTGGGCGACTTGGCGCTGCAACAGAGCAACTTTACTGAGGCCGCAGCGCAGTATCGCGCCGCCGCCGCCGCCGAACTCGATCCGGGCACCACGCTCAGCGCCCGCGAAGGCGCGCTCAAAGCCGAACGCGGCGGCAATGCGGTGAAGCTGCCCGAAGAAGTGCGCGCCTTTCTGAAAAATCTCGATTCTGTGGTGGTCAGCGGCACATCCGACCAAGTCGGCGCCCTGCTCGACCTCGGCAATTTGAAAGGCTTCTCGCAACGGCTGGTGTTGCGCAAACCGACCGTCTGGACGACCGAAGCGCTGCGCAGCGAAGAGTGGGACGCCAATCGCCTGGCGGTGGACGTGCTGTTGAAAATCAGAATCGAGGGCAAAGATTACGCCGGGCGCGCCGTTTACGTGCTCAATCGCGCCAGCGGCAAACTACTGCTCAGCGAAGTGCCGATCTTTGATGTGAAGGTCACCGGGGGCACGCAATGA